TTAAGAGCTGAAGGACAAAAAAAATCATCTATTCTAGTGGCAGAAGGAGAGAAAGAAGCGGCTATTTTAAGAGCTGAAGCTAAAAAAGAAGCTGAGATTAGAGAGGCAGAAGGTAAGGCAGAAGCAATACTTAAGATTCAAAATGCTGAAGCTGAAGCAATTAGATTATTAAAAGAAGCTGGAGCAGATCAAGCTGTACTTGCCCTAAAAGGTATGGAAGCTTTTGCTAAAGTAGCTGATGGAAAAGCAACTAAGATAATTATTCCTAGTGAATTACAAAATGTAGTAACTTTAAGTGAACTTTTCCATGAAAGTGGTAAAAAAGAGGTTAAATAGAAATATAAAAAAAGGGGCTGTTGCAAATTCTTAAATTGCAATAGCCTCTTCTTTTTAATGAAATATTAATCTTTATCATTAGAATATTGAACTTTTTTAGCTGCTAGATCTTCTTCAACATGATGAGTTATAAATTTTAAGTGGTCAACATAGATATTTTGGATATCTTCATTTTGTCCAAGTCCCATTAAAATAACTTTAGATACTGTAAATCCAGCCTTTTGAAGATTTTCATTCCATTCTCCAGCTATATCATTTTGTGCATGATCTCCAGCTACAAACATAAATGGCATAAGAATAACATCTTTAACCCCTCTATCTTTTAATTTTTTTACAACATTATCAAATTCAGGATAACCTTCAACTGTTCCTACAGCATAATTTTCATATCCTTCAGCTGAAAAAACGTAATCCATCATAGCATAAGCAGATCCACCATAGTGATGAGTTCCATGTCCAACTAAAACTACTCCTTGATCTTTTTTAAGAGGACCAATTTTTTTAGCAATAGCTTTAGCTACATTTTCATAGTCATGTGCTTCTGTTAAAAGAGGAGCCCCTACTCTTATATCTTTAAAAGAATCTTTGTAAGATTCAACTTCTTTGTTTAAATTTTCACTTTCTACTCCATTCATAACATTAGTACCTTGTACCAAAACATGAGTATATCCTTCAGCTTTTAATTGATCTAATACTTCTTGTGGATTTAATTTTATAATTCCTCTATCTTTTAATCTTCTCATTATAATTCTTGAAGTATAAGCTTCTTTAACTTCTATACCTTTAAACTCTTTTTTTACTTTATCATTAATTCTATCAATTGTTAAAGCTCTAGTATCATCAAAAGTTGTTCCAAAATGTACCATTAAAATAGCAGCCTTATCATTTTTTTTCATTCCATCAAAAAAATCTTTATCCACATATCCTCCATCTGAATGTGCTAATGCAACTGCTCCATTTACAAGTAGCATTGAGCTTAAAAATAGTTTTGTAAGTGTTCTCATAAAAATCTCCTCCTAATTTATTATTTAGGGGCAATAAAAAAATCCCCATATTTAAGGGGACGGTATACACTCTAATAAAGAGTTAATATCCTCGTCCTCGCAAGATATTGTAATGTATTAAGGCTGGTCTCCTGACTTAGCTTCATTTTACTTGGTAACCTTCCCAATTTCTCAGTGGTAAATCTACCTTTCATCAGCAACACAGTGGCGGGACCGTGGAGGAATAAACCTCACTTCCCAATTAATCTCCAAAGAGAACCTTAAAACAATATTTTGTTCTACTATCAATATACTATGTTTATTTTAAAAAGTCAATAGTGAATGTTACAAAATTTGTAACTATATAAAAAGAATATGTTTAAAAAATTTTTAATAAAAAAAAGTAATACTAATTTTCATTGACAAAGCTTGAATTAAATAATAAAATTTATTTATTAAGTTTAAGAGGTGTTGATTATGAAAAGAAAAATAACAACTATTTTTATTTTAATACTTTTATCTATAACTAGTTTAAGTGAAGAGTTTTATATTAGGCAAGGGAAAGAGGAATTAAAATTGAACTATATTCCTCAAAAAGTTATTACTGATTCTGCTATTTTAGCTAGATTTTTTGATGCTTTGGAAATAGATTTAGCAGGAGTTCCAAATTCATCAACAAAAATACCAGAACGATATAAAAATAGTGAAAGAATAGGAAAAGCAGGAATGCCTGATTTAGAAAAAGTAAAAGCTTTAGGGACAGATTTAGTAGTTGCTACTCTTTTTTCAAAACCAACAATTAAGCCTAAATATGATATGTTAGAGATTCCAAGTTTTTATATGGAAGTAGAAACTTATGGGGAATCAAAAGAGGCAGTTAAAATTTTAGGAGAAGCTTTTAATAAAAAAAGTAAAGCTGAAGAAATTTTGAAAGATTGGGAAGATAGAGAAAAGGTTTTAGAAGAAAAAGTGAGAGAAAAAGAGGGGAAAAAAATAGCTATCATCTATGGAAATGGAGAAAGTTTTTTTATGACAGGAAAAGAACATTTTTTAGAGGAATTAATTGAAAAAATAAATTGTGAAAATGTTGTGACTACGTTGGATAAAAAAGCAACTAATAAAAAGTCTGTTCCATTTAGTTTAGAACAATTGGTACTATTAAATCCTGATGTTATTCTTATTATGCCAAATAGTAAGACTA
The genomic region above belongs to uncultured Fusobacterium sp. and contains:
- a CDS encoding sirohydrochlorin cobaltochelatase, with the protein product MRTLTKLFLSSMLLVNGAVALAHSDGGYVDKDFFDGMKKNDKAAILMVHFGTTFDDTRALTIDRINDKVKKEFKGIEVKEAYTSRIIMRRLKDRGIIKLNPQEVLDQLKAEGYTHVLVQGTNVMNGVESENLNKEVESYKDSFKDIRVGAPLLTEAHDYENVAKAIAKKIGPLKKDQGVVLVGHGTHHYGGSAYAMMDYVFSAEGYENYAVGTVEGYPEFDNVVKKLKDRGVKDVILMPFMFVAGDHAQNDIAGEWNENLQKAGFTVSKVILMGLGQNEDIQNIYVDHLKFITHHVEEDLAAKKVQYSNDKD
- a CDS encoding ABC transporter substrate-binding protein, encoding MKRKITTIFILILLSITSLSEEFYIRQGKEELKLNYIPQKVITDSAILARFFDALEIDLAGVPNSSTKIPERYKNSERIGKAGMPDLEKVKALGTDLVVATLFSKPTIKPKYDMLEIPSFYMEVETYGESKEAVKILGEAFNKKSKAEEILKDWEDREKVLEEKVREKEGKKIAIIYGNGESFFMTGKEHFLEELIEKINCENVVTTLDKKATNKKSVPFSLEQLVLLNPDVILIMPNSKTKNGEVFKESFKNNSIWQLTKAYKNNKIEIIDPTLFRMSAGVNSIDALEELYKYVYEE